A genomic region of Denticeps clupeoides chromosome 9, fDenClu1.1, whole genome shotgun sequence contains the following coding sequences:
- the ube2al gene encoding ubiquitin conjugating enzyme E2 A, like — MSTPARRRLMRDFKRLQEDPPAGVSGAPSENNIMVWNAVIFGPEGTPFEDGTFKLTVEFTEEYPNKPPTVRFVSKMFHPNVYADGSICLDILQNRWSPTYDVSSILTSIQSLLDEPNPNSPANSQAAQLYQENKREYEKRVSAIVEQSWRDS, encoded by the exons ATGTCTACTCCTGCCAGAAGGCGACTCATGAGGGATTTTAAACG GCTCCAGGAGGATCCCCCGGCCGGCGTCAGCGGCGCTCCTTCCGAGAACAACATCATGGTGTGGAACGCGGTCATATTCGG TCCAGAGGGAACTCCTTTTGAAGATG gaaCCTTCAAACTTACAGTCGAATTCACAGAAGAATATCCAAATAAACCCCCAACAGTGCGATTTGTCTCAAAGATGTTTCATCCAAATG TCTATGCTGATGGAAGTATATGCTTAGACATTCTTCAGAATCGCTGGAGCCCAACGTACGATGTGTCCTCCATCCTAACGTCTATTCAG tCTCTGTTAGATGAACCCAACCCCAACAGTCCGGCCAACAGCCAGGCAGCACAACTCTACCAGGAAAACAAGAGGGAATATGAGAAACGAGTGTCCGCGATTGTGGAGCAAAGTTGGAGGGACAGTTGA